The genomic stretch AGTCTGCTGCCGCACCACCATCTTTGCAGATTTGTACATCATCTAACCAAACCTGAATTTTTGCAACGTCTAAATTTGGCACACCGGCATAACCAATCGCTGCCAGAATACGGCCCCAGTTTGGGTCAGAAGCAAAGATTGCGGTTTTGACCAGCGGTGAATGCGCAATGCTATAGGCAATATCGCAGCACTCTTGAGTATTGCCACCACCTTCTACAGTCACGGTAATGAATTTAGTCGCACCTTCACCATCACGTACAATCAGTTGCGCAAGGCGTTTCATGGTACGTGTCAATACGTCTAGCACCACTGCATAACGTGGATCTTCAGTCGAAGTGATTTCAGCACCACCGGCCTGACCTGTGGCAATAAAAATACACGAGTCATTAGTTGAGGTATCGCCATCAATTGTAATACGGTTAAACGATACATTGACTGTTTCAGTTAATAACTGTTGAACCAGTTCACGGCTGATCGGTGTATCCGTCGCAACATAGCCCAGCATGGTCGCCATATTCGGGCGAATCATGCCTGCACCTTTGGAAATACCGGTCATGGTATAAGTCACACCATCCAGCTCGAACTGTTCTGACGCACCTTTCGGAGTGGTATCTGTGGTCATGATTCCAGTCGCTGCATCGCCCCAGGCATCATCACGCAATGAATCCAGCGCAGGCTGTAAACCTGTAAGCAAACGCTCCATTGGAAGCTGCTCACCAATCACACCAGTCGAGAATGGCAACACTTCAGCAGCCTGTACGCCTGCAAGTTCAGCTAACTTGGCACAGGTGGCTTCTGCATTTGCCATGCCTGTAGGACCTGTTCCTGCATTGGCATTGCCGGTATTGATTACCAGGTAACGTGGATTTCCCGCTTGCAAATGTGCTTTGGATACATGCACAGGTGCTGCACAAAAGGCATTCTGGGTAAACACCCCAGCAACATTGGAGCCTGCAGCCAGTTCAAATATCACCAGGTCACGTCGGTTCTGATAGCGCACATAGGCTTCAGCCGAACCAATTTTAACCCCTTTCACCACATGCATCTGTGGCATAGATACGTCACCAACTGCCATTTTAAAGTCCAATATTGAAGTTTTAGAAAAATACAGCTTAGTTGATCTGCAACAAAAAATCGAGCCAAAGCCTGAGCCAGCCTGAGATTTGTTATGGGTTTTCACAATAAAAAACCAGTCATCAAGACTGGTTTCTACGTTTTTAAAATTAAGATATTTTTAATTTTGTGCAAGTTGTCCAGATTCGCTTAGTAAAGCCTGTTTCGCTTGTTGTTGACTTGCACTAGAAAGTGCAGGATTAGTAGCAACAATACGGTCTGCATTTGCCGCATTAGCAGCTGCAATCGCAGCGGTCTGCAACACAATCGGACGATTCTGATTGGCAAAGGTATAACGGATGCCGGTACGTGGGCTTGCCACAGTCACTTGTGCATCGGTACGTT from Acinetobacter lwoffii encodes the following:
- the argJ gene encoding bifunctional glutamate N-acetyltransferase/amino-acid acetyltransferase ArgJ — its product is MAVGDVSMPQMHVVKGVKIGSAEAYVRYQNRRDLVIFELAAGSNVAGVFTQNAFCAAPVHVSKAHLQAGNPRYLVINTGNANAGTGPTGMANAEATCAKLAELAGVQAAEVLPFSTGVIGEQLPMERLLTGLQPALDSLRDDAWGDAATGIMTTDTTPKGASEQFELDGVTYTMTGISKGAGMIRPNMATMLGYVATDTPISRELVQQLLTETVNVSFNRITIDGDTSTNDSCIFIATGQAGGAEITSTEDPRYAVVLDVLTRTMKRLAQLIVRDGEGATKFITVTVEGGGNTQECCDIAYSIAHSPLVKTAIFASDPNWGRILAAIGYAGVPNLDVAKIQVWLDDVQICKDGGAAADYTEAAGARVMAQAEMTIRVDLGRGQAKDTVYTCDLSYDYVKINADYRS